A stretch of DNA from Kangiella sediminilitoris:
TGAGACGATTTTGGTTTCATACTCGATGCAAAGGTCATCAAGAACCTGGGTGGCATTTTTCATGCTGTTCCAGTCAGACTGAGATCCCATAATAATGCTGACAACTGGCTGGGCCATAGTAAGCTCCTAAGCGGAAAATTGGTTTATTAGGCTGTAGTATACGGAATTCCCATCAAAAAGTTGAATGAGAACGTTAAACCTAGTGATGCTGAAAGGAGCGCATTTTAGCAGATTTTGACGCTAACGTGCATCAATTAAGGATATTGTCATTAAGAATAAAATGATTGGGTTTTGCGGGGGAAACTTGGTGGGTATGGTAAAGGGAGTGAAGTGTATGTAGCACTAAGGTCAGGCATCATTATAATCTCAAGGAAAAAGTCTTGGACACAGTAAAAGTCTGCTTGTACCTTGGTTGGCCTAAGCCGAATAATTGTATGAACTTCAAAGTTATGACTGGATACTTATATCGAATTATTATCAGCCTTGTCTGTGTAACACTGGTTGCCTGTAGTGATAGCCAAAAATTAGAACCATTGGTAAGCACCGACGTGGTAGTCGCATTTGGTGACAGTCTTACTCAGGGGGTTGGGGCAGCAGATGGGAAGGCATACCCGGAAGTATTATCAGGGCTGATTAAGCTCGATGTGGTGAATGCCGGTGTTTCTGGGGAAACGACTGCAGAGGGCTTACAGAGACTGCCCTTGGTTCTTGAAACCCACAACCCAAAACTAGTCATTTTGATGGAAGGTGGGAATGATATCCTTAGAAACATGAGTCATGTCCAGGCTAAGGAGAATCTGGCGGAAATGATTCAAATGATACGATTGAGCGGAGCTCAGGTAGTGATGTTGGGAGTCCCTGAAAAAAATTTGTTCTCGGACTCAGCGGACTTTTATGATGAGTTAGCCAATGAGTATAACCTGGTCTATGATGGTGAGGTTATGTCAGATTTATTAAAATCTCGAGATATGAAGTCTGATAGCATACATTTAAATAACATAGGTTATAGAAAACTTGCGGAGCACATAAGGTCAATGTTGCAAGAGCACGGTGCTTTATAGGCAGTTAAGAAGATAAAAAGTATGAGTAAAACAAAAGTAATTATTAATGCTGCTACTGGTCGTATGGGGAAAGAGCTTCTGAAGGCAGCCATCGACGATCGAGGAGCTGAGTTGATATCGGCGATAGCAAGAGCCGGGCATCCTTTGGTTGGAACGGATATTGCTATTTTAACTGGCAGCGAACCGATAGGAGTGGTAGTTGATGACGATCTTCATAAAGCTTTATCGAAAAAAGGTGTCGTGATTGATTTTAGTCTTCCGGACTATTCAATCGAGTGCCTGAATCAGGCTGTGCCAGCTAAGAGTCCGATGGTAATTGGAACGACAGGTTATAGTCAGGAGCAATTAGACCAGATCGAGAAGGCTTCAAAATATATCCCAATTGTTCTTGCAGCAAATTACTCGGTTGGTGTAAATAGTTTAATCGGTCTGGTAAAGCAGGCGACGAGGCTACTCGGCGATAAGGCTGACGTAGAAATTTTTGAAGCGCACCATAAGCATAAAAAGGATGCGCCATCAGGGACTGCTTTAGCCTTGGGTGAAGCGGTTGCTAAAGAGAGGGGTGTTAACTTGTCAGATGTTGCCGAGTGGACAAGGTATGGCGAAGCTCCAAGACAGAAAGGCGATATAGGCTTTTCCGTAATGCGAGCAGGTGATATTGTCGGCACTCATGATGTGGTATTCGCCCTCAATGGAGAAATGGTCACAATACGCCACGAGGCTCAGTCCAGACAATGCTTTGCCAGTGGAGCTGTGACAGCTGCACATTGGGTAAAAAGTCAAAAGCCTGGTCTCTACGATATGCAGGATGTGCTTGGATTGTGAGCTTTGATTAGGAATCGAGGTCAGAGTTTGAGAGATTCGCCATAAAGCTTGTGCGAGATCTCTCAAAATACTGTAATCCACAGCTAAATATGACCGCAGATATTAGTGTTTTTAGTCTATAAAAAATAACCAACCTATTGTTTTAATGGGGTTTTGTGAGTTAATACTTTGTGGTGTTAAGCACACAATGTGCTTGCTAAACCACAGCAAAGGAGTAGATTAAAAGTTGT
This window harbors:
- the dapB gene encoding 4-hydroxy-tetrahydrodipicolinate reductase; protein product: MSKTKVIINAATGRMGKELLKAAIDDRGAELISAIARAGHPLVGTDIAILTGSEPIGVVVDDDLHKALSKKGVVIDFSLPDYSIECLNQAVPAKSPMVIGTTGYSQEQLDQIEKASKYIPIVLAANYSVGVNSLIGLVKQATRLLGDKADVEIFEAHHKHKKDAPSGTALALGEAVAKERGVNLSDVAEWTRYGEAPRQKGDIGFSVMRAGDIVGTHDVVFALNGEMVTIRHEAQSRQCFASGAVTAAHWVKSQKPGLYDMQDVLGL
- a CDS encoding GDSL-type esterase/lipase family protein is translated as MNFKVMTGYLYRIIISLVCVTLVACSDSQKLEPLVSTDVVVAFGDSLTQGVGAADGKAYPEVLSGLIKLDVVNAGVSGETTAEGLQRLPLVLETHNPKLVILMEGGNDILRNMSHVQAKENLAEMIQMIRLSGAQVVMLGVPEKNLFSDSADFYDELANEYNLVYDGEVMSDLLKSRDMKSDSIHLNNIGYRKLAEHIRSMLQEHGAL